The following coding sequences lie in one Vibrio sp. ED004 genomic window:
- a CDS encoding fatty acid desaturase: protein MNSADKPSTKKPPLIWLNIFVFSFSMLLAVVAAPVYGYFFGYGMEHWIWLAICFTFCNLSITTGYHRLWSHKAFEAHSSLRFLFALGGAFALQNSALHWSSDHRVHHKHVDNNDKDPYSAKRGFWYSHIGWMIRNYSTSMYENYENCRDLKKDKIVMWQHKHYVLLALIMNFGVPIALGVIYGDVIGMLLIVGAVRLVLNHHTTFFINSLAHIWGSQPFTDKNTARDNGVLAVLTFGEGYHNFHHIFENDYRNGIYWWQYDPTKWLIKSASLMGLASKLKKTPQARIEKAEATMLLKRTQQKIMHRADKQQIADKLQQEFDALVSNMNEYYEVKKQLLESKREDVVKKYEHSVLKVRYQQIKMNFEQQKKNWAMTVEQYA from the coding sequence ATGAATAGTGCTGACAAACCATCAACAAAAAAGCCGCCGTTAATCTGGCTTAATATTTTTGTATTCTCTTTTAGTATGCTGCTTGCTGTTGTTGCGGCTCCCGTTTATGGCTACTTTTTTGGCTATGGAATGGAGCACTGGATATGGCTAGCGATCTGTTTTACGTTTTGTAATCTGTCGATCACGACGGGTTATCACCGTTTATGGTCACACAAAGCGTTTGAAGCACATTCAAGCCTAAGATTCCTGTTTGCATTAGGTGGCGCATTTGCCCTGCAAAACAGCGCTCTACACTGGTCGTCTGATCACCGTGTTCATCACAAGCATGTCGATAACAATGACAAAGACCCGTACTCTGCAAAACGCGGTTTTTGGTACTCGCACATTGGTTGGATGATTCGTAACTACAGCACTTCAATGTATGAAAACTATGAAAACTGTCGTGACCTGAAGAAAGACAAGATCGTAATGTGGCAGCACAAGCACTACGTTCTTCTAGCGTTGATCATGAACTTCGGTGTTCCTATCGCATTAGGCGTGATTTACGGTGACGTGATTGGCATGTTGTTAATCGTAGGTGCGGTTCGTTTGGTGCTTAACCACCACACAACATTCTTCATTAATTCTCTTGCTCACATCTGGGGTAGCCAACCTTTTACTGACAAAAACACAGCGCGTGATAACGGTGTGTTAGCAGTACTCACTTTCGGCGAAGGCTACCACAACTTCCACCACATCTTTGAGAACGACTACCGTAATGGCATTTACTGGTGGCAATACGATCCAACGAAATGGTTGATTAAGAGTGCTTCATTGATGGGCTTAGCAAGCAAACTAAAGAAAACGCCTCAAGCCCGCATTGAAAAAGCTGAAGCGACCATGCTGCTTAAGCGCACACAACAAAAGATCATGCACCGTGCCGACAAGCAACAAATTGCAGACAAGCTTCAACAAGAGTTTGATGCTCTAGTGTCAAACATGAACGAGTACTACGAAGTCAAAAAGCAGCTACTTGAAAGCAAGCGTGAGGACGTGGTGAAAAAATACGAACACTCAGTACTTAAAGTTCGTTATCAGCAAATCAAAATGAACTTCGAACAGCAGAAGAAAAATTGGGCGATGACGGTTGAGCAATATGCTTAA
- a CDS encoding GNAT family N-acetyltransferase — protein MEIKVAEYKDYERIAQLHADSWKLYYRGILADDYLEHDVLEDRSVIWQTRLINPPFNQHVLLLEEGGLLVGFVCAFGNHNFERGTFIDALHVDNNYRGRGVGKRLLSELSKWLQQYYSDSGLYLEVMSENHQAIAFYEAIGGKEELEQVWNAPCGSQVNEKVISWGSPVELEQKTASAAYS, from the coding sequence ATGGAAATTAAGGTAGCTGAATATAAAGATTATGAGCGGATTGCCCAATTACACGCGGATAGCTGGAAGCTATATTACCGTGGCATTCTTGCTGATGATTACCTAGAACATGATGTTTTGGAGGACAGATCTGTTATTTGGCAGACTCGTTTGATAAATCCTCCTTTCAACCAACATGTTTTATTGCTTGAGGAAGGCGGTTTACTGGTTGGTTTTGTCTGCGCGTTTGGTAATCACAACTTTGAGCGTGGCACGTTCATTGATGCGTTACATGTAGATAATAATTATCGTGGACGAGGCGTAGGTAAGCGCTTATTGTCTGAACTGTCGAAGTGGTTGCAACAATATTACTCGGATTCTGGGCTCTACCTAGAGGTGATGTCTGAAAACCATCAAGCCATTGCATTCTATGAAGCGATTGGTGGTAAAGAAGAACTAGAACAAGTTTGGAACGCACCGTGTGGTAGCCAAGTGAACGAAAAAGTCATCTCTTGGGGCTCTCCGGTCGAACTTGAACAGAAGACAGCCAGCGCAGCGTATTCTTAA